The genome window GGCCGTATTTTATTTAGGAACTCGCGCAATACCATTAAAGGTTTCCCTGAGAGAAAGCTGTTCGCTACTGAATTAGAATTGCCAGAGCAATATCATCAATGTTTACAAGAATACATTTGTAGCGATGACGATGAGCAATTAATGCAAAGCGCGGTGAGTAAGCAAATATTCACTCCAGAAACACTTTATCATTTAGATCATCAAGAACAAGAATGGGTTGATTTTGACCCAAGAGTCGAGTTTTTAATTAATTTACTCAATGAAAACCGTCAACAAAAAGTATTGGTTATTTGTGCGCATGCACAAACAGCAAAAGATTTAGAGCAAGCTTTACGTGTTAAAGAAGGCATTCGCGCAGCCGTATTCCATGAAGGCATGAGCATTTTTGAACGTGATAAAGCAGCAGCTTATTTCGCTCAAGAAGAAGATAGCGCACAAGTACTATTGTGTTCAGAAATTGGCTCTGAAGGTCGAAACTTTCAGTTTGCTCATCATTTAGTACTGTTTGATTTACCTCGTAACCCTGATTTATTAGAGCAACGTATTGGGCGCTTAGACCGGATTGGGCAAACTGAAACAATTTGTTTGCATGTGCCGTATTTTGCTAACTCGCCACAAGCACTTTTACTTCATTGGTATCATCAGGGGTTGAATGCTTTTGAACATACCTGTGTTACCGCAAGAGCGGTATATGAAGAGTTTGGTGAAGCAATGATGCATACTGCACTACAAGGATTGTGGCAGGATGATGCTGTTAGTAACCTTATTAACGCTTCACATCAGTTACACATAAAAATAAAAGCCGATTTAGAGTCAGGTCGCGATAAATTATTAGAACTGAACTCTTCAGGTCAAGGTAAAGCTGAGCAATTAGTTAAAGATATAGACGCACTAGATAATCAACATGAATTGGCACAATACATGTTCTCAGTATTTGATGTGTTTGGATTAGAACAAGATGATAAAGCAGATAATGCTATCGCCTTACAGCCAAGTGAGCACATGCTTAGCGCAAACTTCCCTTGTTTACCTGAAGGCGGTGCAACCATTACCTTTGATCGCCAGTCAGCGCTTAGTAATGAAGACTATCAAATGCTAACTTGGGATCATCCTATGGTGCGCGGCTCTATGGATTTGATTTTAACTGATGAAATAGGTAATGCCAGTATCGGTATTTTGAAAAACCCAGCGATTGCTGTTGGCACCTTCTTCATTGAAAACATATTCACCTTAGAAGCTATGGCGCCAAGCCAATTACAATTAGGCCGATACTTACCAACTACGCCTGTTCGTATTCTCTTAGATAAAAATGGCAACAACCTGTCTGATAAAGTTGGTGAAAGTGTCTTAGACAATCAACTGTCTCCGGTGAAAAAACAAACGGGTTTACAGCTTGTTAAAGCACTAAAAGGCGAAATACCTAAGCTGGTTGAAAAAGCTGAAAACTTTAGCCAGCTTAAAATTTCTGACATTCAACAAAAAGCGCTTACGGCAATGAATTCAGCGTTAGATGAGGAACATCAGAGGCTAA of Thalassotalea fonticola contains these proteins:
- the rapA gene encoding RNA polymerase-associated protein RapA, with product MSFFLGQRWISDTESDQGLGTVVDLAGRFVTILFTATGESRQYAIKDAPLTRVVFNEGDVVPSHEGFSITITAVVENNNLYTYTGHRVDTNEIVDLKEMMLDHFIKFNKPHDRLLNGQFDRLDWYQLRKTSLNFQYQQQQSELTGLVGGRVSLIPHQLYIAEEVGKRFAPRVLLADEVGLGKTIEAGLILHQQLVSGRAKRALIAVPESLMHQWLVEMLRRFNLKFSIFDAERCQQYEEGENPFSSEQLVLVNLDFLANNPDQFENIANEDWDLLIVDEAHHLSWSQDNPSIEYQCIEILAESIPGVLLLTATPDQLGHESHFARLRLLDPDRFYNYSEFIKEEEQYGVVADAANSILSGENLNKEQQKTLVSLLSESDVSNAINILSIDGDEDVKQSAQKELLSQLLDRHGTGRILFRNSRNTIKGFPERKLFATELELPEQYHQCLQEYICSDDDEQLMQSAVSKQIFTPETLYHLDHQEQEWVDFDPRVEFLINLLNENRQQKVLVICAHAQTAKDLEQALRVKEGIRAAVFHEGMSIFERDKAAAYFAQEEDSAQVLLCSEIGSEGRNFQFAHHLVLFDLPRNPDLLEQRIGRLDRIGQTETICLHVPYFANSPQALLLHWYHQGLNAFEHTCVTARAVYEEFGEAMMHTALQGLWQDDAVSNLINASHQLHIKIKADLESGRDKLLELNSSGQGKAEQLVKDIDALDNQHELAQYMFSVFDVFGLEQDDKADNAIALQPSEHMLSANFPCLPEGGATITFDRQSALSNEDYQMLTWDHPMVRGSMDLILTDEIGNASIGILKNPAIAVGTFFIENIFTLEAMAPSQLQLGRYLPTTPVRILLDKNGNNLSDKVGESVLDNQLSPVKKQTGLQLVKALKGEIPKLVEKAENFSQLKISDIQQKALTAMNSALDEEHQRLTALAKINPNVRQSELDFIRHQQTELTHFINNAQLKFEAIRLIVVSH